The genomic segment GTTATATTGTCAATTTCCAATATATGTTTATACCTTTTATCGTGTTTTCCAAGTATATATAAATTTATTCCAAGTTCCAATGCCTGCTCTATGATAAATGATATAAATTCATTTGCTGTTTCCATATCGCATTTTGCCGTTGAAAAGTCTAATCTGTCTGTGGATATTGCAAACTGCTCTTTCATCAGTTCCTTAATCTCTATCAAAGTGTATCCTATCTCATCTCCAAATTGCTTTAATAAAACGTGTATCAAGCCATTTTGTGCCTGCGATAACTTTTTTACTGGAATAACCTTTATTGGAAAATGGTTTAAGTATTCCTCCAGTTTTTCTTTTATTCCTGGATAAACTTTTTCCACAGGCAAGGTTATTATTATTTCTTGATTCGAGATTTCAGCATTTGCCATTTCTTTTTAGCCTTCCTTTTCTTTATAAATTTAATGCTCTTAAACAAATCAGCATTAAGTTTTGCAAATTCAAATTCACTGGTACTCATTTCTGCATTGTGTAGTATTTTAATTTTTGTTCTTTTAATCGTCTTTTCTTGCTCATCCATCTCAATTCCTCAATTCTGCTTTTTCTATCCAGTTCTGTACGTATGCCAATGCTTCAGTCAAGTCTTTTCTCTTAATATCACGGTAGCTTGCAACTCCAAACCTGTCCTTTAAATCTCTGTAAATTGCAGGAAACATTAAATTTCTGTCAGCACTTATCACATCCAGTCTTTGATAAACTCTTATTGATACTGCTTTCTGCAATTTTCTCTGTTCTGTATGATCTATTCTTATCTCGTTGTCAATTTTATTTTCTACGATATTGATTCTATGCTTGACACTTTTCATTTCATTTGCCTGCAATATGATCATGTCCTCAACAGTCATTGGCTTTTGAAGCTGTTCAATTTTTTCAATAAGTTTAAATCTTGTTTCAGCATTATATCTTGCCCCAAGTTGCAACACTCCTTTGTAATTCAAAAGAAATGCAGGTTGATTTCTGTTAAAATTATCAATATATGTGGTTGGCTGAAAAATTAGCCGACCTCTCTCTTCCCCTATTTTACTTATTTCATCTCTTATGTCAGATAAAATATTTTTATGTTCCTTTCCTGTTATTTCCGCTATATCTAAACTTGTTAGTGTATTTCTGTTTTCTATATTCATTAATTCGTTCATCCTAATATTCCTCCTTAGTTCTCTCGTTCATGTTTTTAAGCCATTTATCGTGATGGACTTTTAAAAATTCTTCTTCTGTTGCTCCTACGTATTCGGCCACAATTAAAATTGCCGCTATTATTTTGTTTTCTCTTTCTTGAGAAAATTTTGATAAAAATATTAAAGCTATCTCTAAGTTCTCTATACACCTTTTATAAAATTTAACATTTTCACCTCCGGAATTTCTAAACAATCCTTGATTAATAAAACTCAAGTAAAAATGAAGGCAATCTGACAACTCTTCCAAAACTTTCCTTTTGTTTATTTTTTCTGTGTTATTTTTCCAATAGTTCCAGTCATTTTTAAGTTCTTGTGCTAATTCTCCTAATTCAGCAATAAATGCGACAAACGTTCTTATTTGTGTTCTTTTTCTCAAAGTTTTCTTTTCATCAAATTTCTTATCCAACATCGCTTGTCTTTTTAGTAGTTCATCCATATCAAACTTTTTCAATGCTTCCATTTTTTTAATTCCTTCTCTCTAAAATTTCGATATAAACCTTATCCTTGCCATACCCCTTTATCTTATGCACAGCCAAATCGTCTATAAGTTCGTCATCCTCAATCACGATTCCTTTCAAGCAGTCTAGAATAGCCTTGTTGTAATTGTCTATATCCCTTTTGGCTTTAGTTTTAAAATAAAGCCATATTTCAACCTTGAGCCGTTTTTTTGTTACCTCGCCTTT from the Leptotrichia trevisanii DSM 22070 genome contains:
- a CDS encoding Rha family transcriptional regulator, which translates into the protein MNELMNIENRNTLTSLDIAEITGKEHKNILSDIRDEISKIGEERGRLIFQPTTYIDNFNRNQPAFLLNYKGVLQLGARYNAETRFKLIEKIEQLQKPMTVEDMIILQANEMKSVKHRINIVENKIDNEIRIDHTEQRKLQKAVSIRVYQRLDVISADRNLMFPAIYRDLKDRFGVASYRDIKRKDLTEALAYVQNWIEKAELRN
- a CDS encoding dUTP diphosphatase; this translates as MEALKKFDMDELLKRQAMLDKKFDEKKTLRKRTQIRTFVAFIAELGELAQELKNDWNYWKNNTEKINKRKVLEELSDCLHFYLSFINQGLFRNSGGENVKFYKRCIENLEIALIFLSKFSQERENKIIAAILIVAEYVGATEEEFLKVHHDKWLKNMNERTKEEY
- a CDS encoding RusA family crossover junction endodeoxyribonuclease — its product is KGEVTKKRLKVEIWLYFKTKAKRDIDNYNKAILDCLKGIVIEDDELIDDLAVHKIKGYGKDKVYIEILERRN